Proteins found in one Hirundo rustica isolate bHirRus1 chromosome Z, bHirRus1.pri.v3, whole genome shotgun sequence genomic segment:
- the HDHD2 gene encoding haloacid dehalogenase-like hydrolase domain-containing protein 2, translating to MSARRALKAVLVDLNGTLHVEDSAVPGAQEALKRLRGAPVTVRFVTNTTKESKRDLLERLTGLGFDIAEHEIFTSLTAARNLLEQQQVRPLLLVDNKALPDFTGIGTDNPNAVVVGLAPEHFHYEMMNRAFRLILDGAPLIAIHKARYFKKKDGLCLGPGPFVTGLEYATDTKATVVGKPEKTFFLEALRGTGCAPEEAVMIGDDCRDDVGGAQQAGMRGILVRTGKYRPADEDKINPPPYLTCENFPEAVEHILKQML from the exons ATGTCAGCGCGGCGCGCGCTGAAGGCCGTGCTGGTGGATCTCAATGGCACCCTCCACGTCGAGGACTCGGCCGTGCCGGGAGCCCAGGAGGCCCTCAAAAG gCTGCGCGGTGCCCCGGTGACCGTCCGGTTTGTGACCAACACCACCAAGGAGAGCAAGAGGGACCTGCTGGAGAGGCTGACGGGGCTGGGGTTCGACATCGCGGAGCACGAGATCTTCACCTCCctgacagcagccaggaacctcctggagcagcagcaggtgcggcccctgctcctggtggacaacaaggCCCTGCCTGATTTCACAG GGATTGGCACAGATAACCCCAATGCAGTGGTGGTGGGACTGGCTCCTGAGCACTTCCACTACGAGATGATGAACAGAGCCTTTAG GTTAATTTTGGATGGGGCGCCTCTCATAGCCATCCATAAAGCCAGGTACTTCAAGAAGAAGGACGGCCTGTGCCTGGGACCCGGGCCTTTTGTGACAGGGCTGGAGTACGCGACGGACACCAAGGCCACCGTGGTGGGGAAGCCAGAGAAGACCTTCTTCCTGGAGGCTCTGCGGGGCACCGGCTGTGCCCCCGAGGAGGCCGTCATGATTGGAGAT gacTGCAGGGATGATGTTGGTGGTGCCCAGCAGGCGGGCATGCGTGGGATTTTGGTAAGGACAG GTAAATACCGTCCAGCAGATGAAGACAAAATCAACCCGCCTCCCTACTTAACCTGTGAGAATTTCCCAGAGGCAGTGGAACATATCCTGAAGCAGATGCTGTGA
- the IER3IP1 gene encoding immediate early response 3-interacting protein 1, which produces MAFTLYSLLQASLLIVNAVAVLHEERFLRHVGWGSDQGIGGFGEEPGIKAQLTNLIRSIRTVMRVPLIALNSITIVLLLLFG; this is translated from the exons ATGGCGTTCACGCTCTACTCGCTGCTGCAGGCCTCGCTCCTCATCGTCAATGCCGTGGCCGTGCTGCACGAGGAGCGCTTCCTCCGCCACG TTGGCTGGGGAAGCGATCAAGGGATTGGAGGATTTGGAGAGGAACCAGGGATTAAAGCACAGCTGACAAACCTCATTCGATCGATACGAACCGTTATGAGAG TGCCATTAATAGCCCTGAACTCCATCACAATCGTTCTCCTCCTGTTGTTCGGTTGA